The following nucleotide sequence is from Triticum dicoccoides isolate Atlit2015 ecotype Zavitan chromosome 7B, WEW_v2.0, whole genome shotgun sequence.
AGATTGTTGAATAATTAAATGGTTGTGTGCATCGCTTGATGCAGAAGCAGGGGCTTGCTCTTCTTAAAAAAAAGAGACAATTTTGAACTAAAacaacgacacttattttggatccgaGGGAGTACTACCTTCTTCTACTATTACTAAACTGAAGGTAATTTGAGGAAATGTACATAATTCGATACCAATGGGTTTGAGACTCAATTATGGTCTAATTTTTATTTGGCCAATTTAAAATTTGCATACTAAAAACATTAAGTTTAATGCACAATGTGTAACCATAAAATTTTGTTGAAACTATGATTTAAAAGTTTGAGAGATTATTGCTAACTAAATAAATATTGTTAGCATGCCTATTTAAATAAGTACTAAACTAGCAGTGTGACCGACACATTTGTGCAGACAGATATAATAATATGTAGTTTCTTGATACTAACTCTCAGTCCTCAGGGACTAGCACTGCAATCACAACTTTTTTGGGGACGTAACTCTTTGTTAAACCATCTCCAGGAACTATCACATGTATActtataaacacattagtcccttaattgTTTTGATCACGAAATCATCCAAAACCCTCATGGGGCACTAGTTGCTTACAATCCCTCCATTTTTGAATGATTCAAAAAAATAGAGGGACAATTTTGGTTCCAGGATACGGCAGATCACGGACTAAGTGCTTTGCAACGCGTTTAGAATCAAATTTAAAGCAAGAGTTGCAACTGGATAAATACCCTCCGGAACTATTAGAACAATATCCTCTCCCCTTTGTCATCGGAATGTCCAAAAGGTTTGAGAAGCATAGGCTTCTACGTGGTATCCCTTGCGCTAGGTGGTGAAGCAGTTGGTAGAGCCGTTGTGGCAGGTGTAGGAGCTTCAGCTTCACAAGGGGGAGGAGCATTTGCTTTAGATGGAGCAACTTGGTTGTGTGGTACAGAAGAGGCgtcaacttcatcaacatatgtcACGTCAAAGTGATAATGGATATTAAAACGTTCACGCATTTTAAATAGTTCATGAATTTGACAAACCGTACGTGGATTTGAAGAAAAACGTTAGCACATTTGAGAATAtgaaaaagttcataaaatttTAAAAGGTGTAAAATTTAATATAGTTTATGAATTTGAAATAGGTTTCATGAAAATaaaaaacattctcaaatttttaaacatgttcatgaattttaaaaaacatATTCATGAGTttagaaaataaaaaataataaaatataAAAGCATAACCGATGAACTAAAATATTAAAAACAGGAAAAGAAACACGGGCAGTGAGGGTTCTAGAATATTCCAACAATAAAAAAAAGAACCAAGTGTCTTCTGTTACATGGGCCAGCCAGAACCAGCGATCCGCTGTGTGCGCTGGCGCCAAATCCTATTCGACGCCTTAAGCGCCGAATATAGGCCATTTGGTACAGGGCACACACCCCCTGTACGCTTGGTTTgtctagcgggccggcccatttCACACCCTTCTGCTCTTTTTCTTCTGTTTCTAAagcgcaaaaagcgcacgagagacAGGAATCGAACCAACGTCGAGCGacttgagtgtaggacacgacaacCACCACATCACACCAACTGTTGTGTTTACTTACAAGTTTTTATCCTCTTTTATCTTTCTTCTGTTTTttcgtttttttttctttcctttttcaaattcaagaaacttttttttcttcaattttttcGCTGCAAAATTGATGAAATGTTTTccaactcgatgaacttttttcaaattttatgaCTTTTTTTCCAATTTGATGAtcttttttcaaattcggtgaacttttttcaaatccgatgaactttattcaaatccgatgaacttttttgaaactcgataaaatttatttcaaatttgttgACCTTTTTAAATCCGGTGAACTATTTttagaattgatgaacttttcttcaaattcgatgaacttttttaaaaaaattgatgatCTTTTCTTCAAATTCGATGTATTTTCTTCAAAAGTGTTGTACTTGTTTTCAACATCAATGAACTTTTTCATATGCAATGAACTCTCTTAAAATTCGATGAACTTGCTtttaaaattcaatgaactttcttcgtattcgatgaactttttttcaaattcgatgatttttttaaatctgatgaactttttgtattcggtgaacttttttcttAATTCTTAATTTTTCTGTGTTATTTTTTCATGTTTATGAAAAATTTACGAGCATATTCCCTCCATTTTCACCCTGAAACAACAGTTCagcagaaaagaaaatgaaaagcagGCGACGTGACTTGATCGATGGAGCGAGCGAGTGGCGGGAGCGAGGGAGCGAAGGCAGAGTGGGCCGGCCCATAAAGGGAGCTCACGTGGGCGCCCGAACTCCTTACGGGCGCTGAAGGCGCCCGCGAGGAGCTCTCTGCGCTGGCTATGATTAAGGAACTATTTGGCCCATAAGGCGCTGATTTCACTAGATGGGGCTCGCATCGCTCGCTTCTTGCCGGCCAACCAACGCAGAGCGCTCGGTTGCTCTTAGTGCTaacgcctcgcttcgctcgacagGCGCTTGTTAACTGGTATAACTGGTGATCAATTAACTTTAGGGGGGAAATATGAGATTGAAATATGTTCATGAGTTTGAAAAAGTTCACCAACAAGAATTTTTCTCCAAGAATTTTAAAAAAAGATCATGAAATTAAAAAGGTTCATAAATCCataaagagttcatgaatttgaaagagGTTCATTAATCTAAAACAGCCTAAAGAATTTGAAAAAAGCTCAGAAATGTGAATAAAATTTCAAGAAATCGAGAAAAGgaggttcacaaattttaaaaaaggaaaaaaaaatggaAACCTGAAAAAAAAATACCAGAACAGAAACAAACATGATCCAAGTCGGGACATCTGGGAGGctttggtgaagacgacgtaggagaTGCTTGCGTTGCTGGTGGGCACCATGCCAGTTACCGATGTCGCGGTGCTACAGATGACCGCTCCTCCAGACTATGACGATGCTTAGTCTAATAGTACGCATCTCTCCCATTTCAAATCGCTCAAGGATCGGCCCGTTTGTGTGCCTAGCGATTGTCCTAGGGAAGAGTAAGCTTACAACTTTACAAGCTATGGACAAGGAGGTAGCTGACCTACTCTTGCTTCTTTTTGTTTGTCAGATCCACACTCGAACAGCCTGTTTCCGTAGATCAGATCATGGCTACATCACACAAGCTAGCCATAGGTACGTGCAATAATGTGTGCAAATCTCATGGCTTTGACAATCCAACCAATCCATCGATGCATTCATAGTACATGCTTAGCTTGATCAAGTGGGGGATGGATTAACTGAGCAACTTGGATTCATTATTAGCTACCTTATTAGCTAGTACTACTACATTTCATAGTACATGCTTAGTTTGACCCAATAGCGAATAATTAGCTGTGCAAGTTGATTTCATTAACTAGCTTAATTAGCTAGCAAGTACTGCCACTGAAACACTTGAGAGCCCAGATCGGAGAGCTAGGCAAGTGCATCCCCAACTTGACCACTTGGATAAAATTAACTAGCTAGCAAGGCTGGATCTTAGATCAGGACCTGTTTTGCTATTTATATTAACTCCTAGTGTCTAGCTTGATAGTGTTGATTAGCTGTAAAACCCTAGACAGGCCCACAATATTAGGGCAAAACGACGTATGGACAGTCAACAGATTGATTGAGCAAGTCTTCTCTTCACCCCTCTTGGAGGAATTTGTCTTAATGGAGAAATGTATGTTGTTTGGTGTGGAAACCATCGGACTTACTCCTCGCTAGTTGAATTCAGATACGACGACGCAACTAAAGTTGTATCCCTCGATGGAGGTATTATGTGATGGGTAGACTTTTTCCTTCAGCGCTGGGAGCGGCTTCACACATCAACTAGGAAATTTTTATTAACCATTCTATTGCTGGACTAGCTACAAAATGACTATGTTCTTACAACTATTGAAGCAACTCAGCAAGACCCAGAAATCATCGACCATTGATATCCTCTACCAGAAGCTCCGCAGACACGTTTCAGCTCTCAGGGGGGAGAGCCTTGCATCTGGCGGAtgatcatattttcatgcattttatGAGTGTGGCATGTGTTTCGGCTGTTGAGCCAAGAATTCTTTTGGGTTTGTATCAGGTGTGTTGGCATTGAGCCCGTCCTTCTGAGGATTTGTTTCAAGTACCGTGTATTTTATTCTCATTGAACTAGGGTATGTAAAACCTTAAGGTCTCCAGTTCGCTAAAGTCGGGCAAGCGTCTCCTTTCTAAAAAAAATAGGTCAACCATTCCTTGGAACCTTGTCATCATTTCAGCTGTGTTATGGACAATGTTCAGACTACGTTCATCACACCTTACAATATGATCAGTACCATGTTAGCAAGAAATGTACATATCTGTGGAATTTTTCCAAAACCAAAAGTTCTCTCTATACAAAACCAAGAAACCTAGCATGACTAGAGCTGTTAGACTGGCTTGCTTTGGTGTTAAAATTCCAAGTGTCCCCACTGACAGTGTTGATTAGCTGCTGTTCTAATGTCAAATAAAGCAAAATTGGATCAACGACATCAGCGACGCTGTCAAAAAAACATATAGGCGCCGCGTCACGTTTATCGGTTTACCTCTTCTTGGACTATTTGTTTGTTTGGTTTGAGGGTGTGATCAAGTTGCATATTTTAACTGTTCGATTTTATGGGAGAACACTGGTGTGTGTAAATTAGGATCGATAACGACTTAATAGATCTGAAAGTAAGCTTGTTAATTTGGCAATTATcctttctttttgatttttttggGCGATTATGCTTCACAAAAGCTTGGATATATTGCTCTCAATTGTTGGCTAGCTGGAAATGAAACGGGTAAGTGCTTCACAAGAGCTTGGACATATTGCTGTGAGTACTATTCATGTCAAGAAGCACAAGTCTGAACAAGTGTAGCAAAATCTTATTCTTTGTACTATCTTCTTTCTCTGTACACTGTGTAGTGACAAATCAGCAAAATATACATGGTCTAGCTAATTAATTTATTCTTCCTTTTCTTCTATGTATACATGACATGACTAACTAGATGACTAGATGGTGGGCGTCATGATGTTGAGCAGTGAAACTCTGGTCTGCACCACGCTCCTGAACACCAAGTCGCACGCGCTGTCGCACTCGTCGAAGCACTGCTCCAGCGCGTGCAGCCTCTCCACGTTCGCCTCAGCCGTGTCCGGGGTGGGGGACTTCCTTGCGAACGGTGGAATAAACGTGGTCGTCTTCTTGCAAGACGACGTCGCAGACGACATGGACGCAGCGGCCGAGAACACGGCTGCGGAGGCCGCAGCGCTGGCAGCGGCCGCCTCCACAAGAGCATAGGCCatctcagcctcctcgccggtaaCGGCGACGAGGTTCAGGCGCGCGCACTTGGTGGAGATGGCGGAGGCCGACGCGGTGAGGCGGGCAAGCTCCTTCTCGGCCCTGTGGTGGGACCTGGAGGCGGACGCGAGCCTGCCGGTGTCCCCTCTGCGGAGCGCGGCACGGGACTCGGCAGCGGCCTGCCTGAGCTCTAGGAGGCACTCCTGGAAGCCCTGGTGCGCgtcggcgaggaggaggaaggcgtctaGAAGGCGGTCGCCGGTGTTGCTGGTGGTGCACCGAAGCGCGGCTACGGAcgctgggaggaggaggaggtcggcgaGCGCGGCGTGTAGCGCGTGGATGTTGGCCAGGCCGGCTGGTATGAAGGATTCTGCGCGGAGGGCGGcgatgcgggcgtggaggttggcgAGGAGCGGGTGGGAGGAGGTGGTGCCGGGGAGGCTGACGGAGCGGACATGGCGAGGCTTGGAGAAGGACCTCGCCGGTGTCAGAGGGAATGAGATGGAGCGGCCGAAGTTGGGAGCCATTTCGATGGAGCGGCGGCTGgctagatgcgcgagaagagaactgagatgagatgagatgtgagAACGGAGGAGACCGTAGACGTGCTATATATGCAATGCAAGGAGGAGGCTAGCAACAGGGTGGCTTGACATGCAAGTGGTGGTTGCACGTGTGGTGGGTTGCCGGGCAGCGGCGTACGTGGGGGACATGATCCGCCGGTGGAGGAGACACGAGATGAGGAGGTTGCTGCTAGCTGCTGGCGCCGTTGGACAGCCGGCAAGACATATGATTGGAGTAATGGAAGATGACTCATTGGGCAGGACATCCACGATCTACCGTTGGATGGATGATGGGTCCAGGTCATCCTCAACGAACGTTACGTGCAAATTGTGCTGTTGCTCAACAGGTATATTCGGTCCCATCTACGCAAGTTTTGGCATCTACGCACATGCGGGCACGACTATTTTGACCTACGCAGGCTAGAGGCGAGGAGATCTATGGGAAGGCTGAGCACTCCGCAACAATCGGATCCGAGCATACGTGTGATTTTGTCCCTCAGTGAGTTGCAAGTTGGGAGACATGAGAGATTCCATTTGTCGTTTCGTTTAGGGAGAGAAAAGACGCACACCACATGCATGAGCTGCATGTTTTGCTAAACCTAGGTGTCTGAAAATTTCACTACCGTCACTTGATTAATCACGATGCCAAAAACGAGAGCAACACCGTCGATGACTGTCGACCACAACAAGGCTGAGCCATGACCTTGCGAGAGACTGGACGTTGGTGATAGCAGCAGAGAGCTACAATGTCTTAGATGGAGCCGCGGAGGTGAAGAAGAGGGTTGACTGGTGCAGATTGAAGGTGCAGGGTCGTCATCGACCCTAGAGAACATAAGACTTAGAGAGATGATCAGTGTGGCAGTTCAGGGTAAGGCGATGTGGCGGGGATTTGGGGGGTTGGCAGGCGGTTATGCACGCGTTGGATGGCGCCGCGTAGCGAAACATATCTTGTGGAGGAAGATGTACAATAAATTCTGACAAAGGAAGAAGACGTTCATTTGACCCCTTGTTGCAGATCCAACGCTCAGAAATTCGACTGCCCGAAACGTTTCTCTCAGGTAGCTGAGAGATAGGTCCTCCCCTAGTTAATTCCGTAACGTGATGATCCTTATTGGGTTAGATCCAGCCTTCCAGGATGCGTGCCTATTGCGGCTCGTTAACGCCTACCGGCTAGGGTTCCTTCAGCGCCAAGATGTGGACCAGATTTTAGTGCTCTTCTTTTCCGCTGACGGCGAAGGGCGTTGGTGCTTGGTAGTTGCGGCCAGGGCGGCATGCAACGGTACAACTGcttgtatttttcttattttctgttgCTTATATTACTAGTCTTTTTATTGTTATTATTATGAATACATGTAATGTATACCTACATGTGTACATCTTAAAAGAAAAAATGCCGAGAAAACACACAGTACGTACATACATATGCGATCGTTATTAGATACTCATTTGGAATCCAACTACTTCCACACTAACTTATTCCGTATCTTTATCGATCCATCAATGAATTGGGGGCGCAACTATGCGCTTCAAGCAGTGCATGTATGATTGTGTGGATTAGCCACTTAATGAATGGTGCATGCGCACGAATGGGTTGTCGCCGTGTTACAACACTACTGATAATAATACATAATGTTGTACACGAATGGGTTGTCGTCGTCCTTCCACTCAATTCTCTAGGAACATCCCTACTGTTCGTCTGGTAGCAGCTACTATCCAGATCGACCATATTGATTTTAGCTAATCACATGCACCAGCTGCATGCTCTGCCTGGGCAATCCTAGTAAGCTAATCATGCTAGTTTCCGTAAACACTTGATGATGCTTCATTGATGATATCTCCATGGATACAATATTAGTATGCTTGCAGCCACCTCGATAAGCAACTAGTTGATCGTACATAGGGACAACCAGCTAACCACCGGATATACCAAGAGAGATTTGATTCTAGATAACTTATTTGTGACAAATGCTGTGACTTGGTTATGCACACTATTAGAGAGGGACCTTTGGTGGTCCAGGTTAATCACATAATTGAGCTATATTTCAAAACTCACAAAGCGCTAAGACAAGGTGATGCTCTCTCTCCcttttttatttgattttagttGCCGATGCTCTGGCCATTATTATGGAAAGACTAAGCAATATGACTTTGTGAATGGAGTACTTGGGAGAATTTACATAAAGGGGTCAATGTGGTGCAATATGCTGATGACGCAATCCTTCTTATACAAGGCGATGAAAACAACGCTAAAAACTTAAAATTCCTATTGATCTTTTTTAGGGCAATATTTATCCAAGTTATTTTTTTCTTCGAAAAGGAGGGTAGGTGCCTGTTCAGTACCGATTGGTGCACTACAAATTGATTTCTGTCATTGACTGGTTATTCGGCTTGCATTTGAGGAtgaatatttttttgttttcttatatGAGTTGGAACTCGAATATTTAATCACTTCTTAAGGAAATTCACTATCGACATGGTTAGCACTATTTTTCTACCGATCAATTTCATACAAGTTGTCGTGGTATTTCcttgacatatgccaacgggtggctaatcATGTATGGGGTCAAAAGACCGTTGCGgggctctagaagcgggagtagGCAAGACCGTAAACGACGCCGGGTCTTACCCAGgtccggggctctccgtggagataacacccctaatcctgctttgcggggtctccgcatcacTATGATCAAAAGCAAGTACgagggtgctccttgagctgttcgggctagaggaggaagaagcctGCTTGCACTACTCCTCTCTAGCTATGGGTGTGTGAATGATCTAAGggggccgaaccctttgcatgggtgaccctggggggtttatataggcctacccctcaggggtacaacggtaatccggctAGTCCTGGGACCCGGCCGTCAGTGTCTCTGGGCTCCGGCTtcaccgccggctgctggggcccgccgcctggtgggtcctTCCGGCTGCCGTGAGCTCGaccgacaggtagggcccgccgtcTGCGGGCCAGGTGGACCAGGTTGTACTGTAGCCGTGCCCTTGTTGACGATGACTTGGTCGGGGGGCGCATGGCTACaatgccgccgcctggcgggcgatcactgtagccacaccccgccACCTCTAGTTAATGGTACACAGACTCCAAGGGGAGGGGTCGCCGCCTGCTAGAAGTGGCCTCCCCTTGAAGCCGCCTGCTCTGGCCTGGCCGTCTTCTGGAGCAAGCAGGCTGGTAGGGCTCGCCGCCTGTGGGTCATACCGACCGCCCGTCATGGGGGCATGGCCTTGCCTGACGTAGGCATCGTCATGGGCCGTGTGGCTACAGTGCCGTGCCAAGCGAAGCGTGTCCGCCTGGTACGTCTGCACTGTAGCCACGTTCCTTCCGGAATTCGGGGGTGGcaggtggcactgttgccacgccctgtcTTGTCGCGGCAGATGGGTGCAGATTTGGAGATGGCGATGGGCCGCCTGCTAGGAACCGGCCCAGGCCA
It contains:
- the LOC119342018 gene encoding uncharacterized protein LOC119342018, whose product is MAPNFGRSISFPLTPARSFSKPRHVRSVSLPGTTSSHPLLANLHARIAALRAESFIPAGLANIHALHAALADLLLLPASVAALRCTTSNTGDRLLDAFLLLADAHQGFQECLLELRQAAAESRAALRRGDTGRLASASRSHHRAEKELARLTASASAISTKCARLNLVAVTGEEAEMAYALVEAAAASAAASAAVFSAAASMSSATSSCKKTTTFIPPFARKSPTPDTAEANVERLHALEQCFDECDSACDLVFRSVVQTRVSLLNIMTPTI